The following coding sequences are from one Culex quinquefasciatus strain JHB chromosome 1, VPISU_Cqui_1.0_pri_paternal, whole genome shotgun sequence window:
- the LOC119771128 gene encoding uncharacterized protein LOC119771128 has product MLENNVGSIEHNFDTKRNISSNAIAANLYYTSNWEDSDNFDNCESSDKKLLIGNDGCGIECCIDDVQNLILTPIWGMFQESSESVCFEKVLFDEVSEMSGRKGSSLSLKLCKSNLKNEYDMQNIELMIIFLIMIAIIVCQNGFKAIQNSLFLYELMTEILTSIANLQFILILSKGCAKKLDNRFVDDFCGRHDQKFVDDCWLLNDKVGKPLYLQSGKLKCLQVIYAKSLNLFLESHIWYTIEKQQVLDRNLIKSIKPKLLVCLLECNCLLDSLAIVIVLFIFLRLVFSICLLRNLIRGLTKVTNGEFHNFSLLVICSIQFINFIQDDDCLSWKFSLISNSCVCNGTLNEKQIINKLNYSIPKTKTFQEKCLTDDQIVDVETQWFQWKLFERVVNEVVSLTWG; this is encoded by the exons ATGTTGGAAAATAACGTGGGTTCgattgaacataattttgataccAAAAGGAATATTTCAAGCAATGCAATAGCAGCAAATTTATATTATACCTCAAATTGGGAAGACAGTGACAATTTTGAT AACTGTGAGAGTTCGGACAAAAAGCTGTTGATTGGCAATGATGGTTGTGGAATTGAGTGTTGTATTGAtgatgttcagaatttgattttaaccCCAATTTGGGGAATGTTTCAAGAAAGTTCGgaaagtgtttgttttgaaaaagtattatttGACGAAGTTTCTGAGATGTCAGGGCGAAAAGGTAGTAGTTTGAGTTTAAAGCTATGTAAATCTAATTTGAAAAACGAGTATGATatgcaaaacattgaattgatgataatatttttgattatgaTTGCTATAATTGTTTGCCAAAATGGGTTTAAAGCTATACAAAATTCGTTGTTTCTGTACGAACTGATGACTGAAATTTTGACGAGCAttgcaaatttgcaatttattttgattttgagtaAAGGATGTGCTAAAAAGTTAGACAATCGCTTTGTTGACGATTTTTGTGGTCGGCATGATCAAAAATTTGTGGACGATTGCTGGTTGTTAAATGACAAAGTTGGCAAACCGCTATATTTGCAAAGCGGGAAATTGAAATGTTTACAAGTCATCTATGCCAAATCATTAAATCTGTTTTTGGAAAGTCATATTTGGTACACAATTGAGAAACAACAAGTGTTGGACAGGAATCTTATTAAAAGCATCAAACCAAAGCTGTTGGTTTGTTTGCTTGAATGTAATTGTTTGCTGGACAGTTTGGCAATAGTCATTGTGTTATTCATATTTTTGAGATTAGTTTTCTCAATTTGTTTGCTAAGAAACCTTATTCGCGGGCTGACGAAAGTGACGAATGGAGAATTCCATAATTTTAGTTTGTTGGTCATTTGTTCAATTCAGttcattaattttattcaagacGATGATTGTCTGTCAtggaaatttagtttaatttcaaatAGTTGTGTGTGCAATGGTACATTGAATGAAAAGCAAATTATAAACAAGTTAAACTATAGCatacctaaaactaaaacttttcAAGAGAAGTGTTTGACAGATGATCAGATAGTAGATGTGGAAACTCAATGGTTTCAATGGAAACTTTTTGAAAGGGTGGTGAATGAGGTAGTCTCTTTAACTTGGG GCTGA